In uncultured Fibrobacter sp., the following proteins share a genomic window:
- a CDS encoding fibrobacter succinogenes major paralogous domain-containing protein, producing the protein MAALFAACGDTVENNTINQTGMDIVASEDDLPKCTGDDEGDIVYVKEDKSTRLCVDGEWSVTNLEDLNVDFSCKTQELKDKSGLKIVCNGDSIGVVLNGAKGDKGDTGANGEQGIQGDKGDTGVGCSVAEQTDSTVTVKCGEKSFDLKFGGNGGADDADTLELDSEKIAISLDTLTGFSQKGPFLKGSTVLLYELSDGRTLKQTNGNFTSEITSDDGRYSFQSRDLVSQYALIVVDGKYRNEVTGKPTSTAIKLQAYTNMLMRKSANVNLLTHLEKDRVFYLVTKKGMTVRAAKKQAQAEIFKQFHIDTTGFKGESEDLDVFGKTDADAALLAISILLQGEDDETALSVLLTEISNDMEKDGKWDGENAAATKAKIADWAMVADLGGFLVKIGDNVTNWGLGEAPNFEKFIRNYWMRENGVEDCASAIEGKVITTRDGKNRYYCFANSWISASIWSWDYPKEIYYNPQIEYDTMIDPRDKMVYNIVTIAPKGSGYSRTWFAENLNYADSSKTSSLKGRSWCYNNVAKNCDVGGRMYTWAAAIDSVKLATDAGNPQDCGYHKTCTLPAKVQGICPEGWHLPSKSEWEALLTAVGGQSNAGEILKSQMGWFTSTDEGWFANGNGTDDFGFAALPAGLRYLDTFDGVGSNTYFWGSTEYGDNSAYGISLNRDYVNAKLSDLSKSFAVYVRCVKD; encoded by the coding sequence GTGGCTGCTCTTTTCGCTGCCTGCGGTGATACCGTTGAAAATAATACAATCAACCAGACGGGCATGGATATTGTCGCCTCTGAGGACGACTTGCCGAAGTGTACTGGTGATGATGAGGGCGATATTGTCTACGTGAAGGAAGATAAATCGACCCGTCTGTGTGTCGATGGCGAGTGGAGTGTCACGAACTTGGAAGACTTGAACGTTGATTTCAGCTGTAAGACGCAAGAACTCAAGGACAAGAGCGGCTTAAAGATCGTCTGCAACGGGGATTCCATCGGCGTGGTGCTGAATGGTGCCAAAGGCGACAAGGGTGATACTGGTGCGAATGGTGAGCAAGGTATTCAAGGCGACAAGGGTGATACTGGTGTTGGCTGCTCTGTTGCCGAACAGACCGATTCCACGGTGACCGTCAAGTGCGGGGAAAAGTCCTTCGATTTGAAATTTGGCGGCAATGGCGGCGCAGACGATGCCGACACCTTGGAACTCGATTCCGAGAAGATTGCGATTTCGCTGGATACTTTGACAGGCTTTTCGCAGAAGGGACCGTTTCTCAAGGGTTCGACGGTGTTGCTGTATGAACTTTCCGACGGTCGTACGCTCAAGCAGACGAACGGCAACTTTACAAGCGAAATTACAAGCGATGATGGCCGCTACAGTTTCCAGTCCCGTGACTTGGTCAGCCAATACGCCTTGATTGTGGTGGACGGAAAATATAGGAACGAGGTGACCGGCAAGCCGACTTCGACTGCGATAAAGCTTCAGGCATATACGAACATGCTGATGCGCAAGTCCGCAAACGTGAACCTGCTTACGCATCTGGAAAAGGACCGCGTGTTCTACCTGGTGACAAAGAAGGGGATGACTGTCCGTGCGGCAAAGAAACAGGCGCAGGCGGAAATCTTCAAGCAGTTCCATATCGACACCACGGGCTTCAAGGGTGAATCCGAAGACCTGGATGTGTTTGGCAAGACCGATGCAGACGCCGCGTTGCTTGCTATTTCGATTCTTTTGCAGGGGGAAGACGACGAGACTGCGCTTTCTGTACTCTTGACGGAAATTTCGAATGACATGGAAAAGGACGGCAAATGGGACGGAGAAAATGCCGCCGCGACCAAGGCGAAAATTGCCGACTGGGCGATGGTTGCGGATCTCGGTGGCTTTCTCGTAAAAATCGGCGACAATGTGACAAACTGGGGGCTAGGCGAAGCCCCGAATTTCGAGAAATTCATACGCAATTATTGGATGAGGGAAAATGGAGTAGAAGACTGTGCCTCCGCAATTGAAGGCAAGGTCATTACAACAAGGGACGGCAAGAACAGGTATTACTGCTTTGCAAACAGCTGGATTAGTGCATCGATTTGGAGTTGGGACTATCCGAAAGAAATATATTATAATCCTCAAATAGAATACGATACCATGATAGACCCGCGCGACAAGATGGTCTACAATATTGTGACGATTGCTCCGAAAGGTAGCGGATATTCCAGGACTTGGTTTGCCGAAAACCTGAATTATGCTGATAGTTCCAAGACCTCTAGCCTGAAGGGTAGGAGCTGGTGCTACAACAATGTTGCAAAGAACTGCGACGTGGGTGGACGCATGTACACTTGGGCGGCGGCAATAGACTCGGTAAAGCTTGCGACCGATGCAGGCAATCCGCAGGACTGCGGCTATCACAAGACCTGTACCTTGCCTGCGAAGGTGCAGGGAATCTGCCCCGAGGGCTGGCATCTGCCGAGCAAGTCCGAGTGGGAAGCCCTGCTTACGGCGGTGGGCGGCCAGTCGAATGCGGGCGAGATTCTCAAGTCGCAGATGGGCTGGTTCACTAGTACAGATGAGGGCTGGTTCGCTAACGGCAACGGTACAGATGATTTTGGGTTTGCTGCGCTCCCTGCTGGCCTCAGGTACCTTGACACTTTCGATGGCGTAGGCAGCAACACGTATTTCTGGGGTTCTACTGAGTATGGGGACAACAGCGCGTACGGTATTAGCTTGAACCGCGACTACGTGAATGCGAAACTGTCCGACCTCTCTAAGTCCTTTGCCGTCTATGTTCGTTGCGTTAAGGATTAG